The sequence AGAGCTGAAGGAAGGTCTTGAAAAACGATTACTCGATGTGCTGAGATGACTATCATTGATCTGTCGGTGGATACGGCGGTGGCTGTTATCGGCCTCTCCATTCTGATCATTTTCATGCGACTGGTCATTGGCCCTTCGATAGCCGACCGGGTGGTTGCGCTCGATCTTCTCTCGGCGAACGCCATCGCATTCATAGCGGTTTATTCCATAAAGAACGATTCGACAACATTTCTTGACGTAGGCATCATCGTCGCCATTCTCGCTTTTCTTGGAACGGTGGCTTTTGCCTTTTATCTCGGAAAGGGGAAAAAACAATGAGAGAGACAGCCGGAGGCATACTGGTGCTGCTGGGCACGTTTTTTATTCTGATCTCGGCGATCGGCATTTTCAGAATGCCCGACCTCTATACCAGAATGTCCGCCACGACGAAGGCCTCGACGCTCGGTATCGGTCTCGTGCTTGCGGGCACGGTTCTGTACTGGTTCGATATCGCCATAGCCGCAAGAGCGATATCGATTATCGTGTTCCTCTTCCTGACCGCCCCCGTTGCCGCTCATATCATCGGCAGGGCGGCCTATTTCGACGGGGTTCCGCTCTGGAAGCACACGAAAATCGACGAACTGGCGGAGGATCTGAAAAACAGGGGTGAGGATTCGGAGTGAACCTGCAAATGCTCCGGCTGGTTGCGGAGCGTTTGCAGGCGGAGTCATGCCGTGGCGGCTTATTTCACGAGACCGGAAAAACCCATGAATGCAAGCGAGAGGATCGCGGCGGATATGAGGCCGATCGGCACATTTTTGAACGGCTTCGGAATATCGGCATCTTCAAGCCGCTCGCGTATCCCTGCAAAAATGACGATGGCCAGAATGAAGCCGACGGCCGAAAAGAATGCGAAGAGCACCGAAAGGAGCAGGGAGTATTTCTCCTGGATGGCAAGCAGCGCGACTCCGAGAATGGCACAGTTGGTGGTGATGAGCGGCAGATAGATGCCAAGCGCGCTGTAGAGCGATTTGCTGACCTTTTTCAGGACAATTTCGACGAGCTGCACCAGTGACGCGATGACGAGGATGTACATGACGGTCTGCATGAACTCGATTTTGTAGGGTACGAGTATGCCGTAGTAGAGCACATAGGTGATGGCGGTCGATATGGTCATGACGAAGGTGACGGCAAAACCCATACCGAGAGCGGTATCGAGTTTTTTCGAAACGCCCAGATAGGGACAGATACCGAGAAAGCGCGCGAATACGACGTTGTTGACAAATACCGCGCTGACGATAATGAGCAGATATTCGGTCATGCTGCAGCTCCTTTTTTCTTTTCGAGGGCGTTCATCAGGGCGATAATGGCTCCAAGGCTTGCAAATGCCCCCGGAGGAAGAGCGAAGACAAGGATCGTCGAGGCATCTTCACCGACGAGCGGCATGTTGAAGATGGTGCCTGCTCCGAGAATCTCCCTTATGGAGGAGAGCAGGAGCAGCGACAGCGTGAACCCGGCGCCCATACCGATGGCGTCGAGCATCGAGTACCAGAGCCCCGAACGGCTGGCAAAGGCTTCGGCTCTTCCGAGAATGATGCAGTTGACGACGATCAGGGGAATGAAGATGCCGAGCGACTGGTTGAGCTCGGGCGAAAATGCCTTGATCAGCATATCGACAATGGTGACGAAGGTCGCGATGATCAGCACGAAGGAGGGGATGCGAACGGTGTCGGGTATGAGCTTCGAGGTGAGCGAGATGACCATGTTCGAACCGAGCAGAACGAAGGTTGTCGCCAGGCCCATGCCCAGCCCGTTGACCGCCGATGTCGTGACCGCAAGTACCGGGCAGAGCCCAAGCAGCATTTTTGTGACCGGGTTCTCCTGAACCAGTCCCCTTGTAAGAATATTCAGCGATTCTTTCATTGTTCGGCAGTATTGGAATAGTGTTCGTTGATCTGTTCGAGCCCATTCTGCACCGCATCGGTTATGGCTCGCGAGGATATGGTTGCCGCAGTGAGCTCATCGACAAACCCCCCGTCCTTATGGACTTTCCAGATGGGGCCCTCAAGAATTTTTTCATGAAACTGTTTACGGAATTTCGGCTTGTCGATTTTGTCCCCGAGTCCGGGCGTCTCAAGATGGGAGAGTACCTTGTAGTCTATGACCCGGTGTTCGGGCGATACGCCGAGCAGAATTTCTATGGTGCCGCCATACCCTTTGTCGGTATCGGCTTCTACGGCAATTCCCCTGAGAGCGTTTTCGCTGTCATAGACCTCGTAAAAGACGCTTTTTCCTTTTGTAACGGTTTTCATGTTCTCAACCTCGAACGGAAAAATCTGCTCGATTGCCTTGCGTTTCATTTCGGCTTTCGCCGCGGCAATCGGCTCGCGGGTAAAGTCGCTGACAGTCGCCAGAAGCGCTGCGCTTATCAGGGCTGCCAGGGTAAGAAAGATGACGGGTCTCATGCTGCTTTGATCGACGG comes from Chlorobium limicola DSM 245 and encodes:
- a CDS encoding monovalent cation/H+ antiporter complex subunit F gives rise to the protein MTIIDLSVDTAVAVIGLSILIIFMRLVIGPSIADRVVALDLLSANAIAFIAVYSIKNDSTTFLDVGIIVAILAFLGTVAFAFYLGKGKKQ
- the mnhG gene encoding monovalent cation/H(+) antiporter subunit G gives rise to the protein MRETAGGILVLLGTFFILISAIGIFRMPDLYTRMSATTKASTLGIGLVLAGTVLYWFDIAIAARAISIIVFLFLTAPVAAHIIGRAAYFDGVPLWKHTKIDELAEDLKNRGEDSE
- the rsxA gene encoding electron transport complex subunit RsxA yields the protein MTEYLLIIVSAVFVNNVVFARFLGICPYLGVSKKLDTALGMGFAVTFVMTISTAITYVLYYGILVPYKIEFMQTVMYILVIASLVQLVEIVLKKVSKSLYSALGIYLPLITTNCAILGVALLAIQEKYSLLLSVLFAFFSAVGFILAIVIFAGIRERLEDADIPKPFKNVPIGLISAAILSLAFMGFSGLVK
- the rsxE gene encoding electron transport complex subunit RsxE: MKESLNILTRGLVQENPVTKMLLGLCPVLAVTTSAVNGLGMGLATTFVLLGSNMVISLTSKLIPDTVRIPSFVLIIATFVTIVDMLIKAFSPELNQSLGIFIPLIVVNCIILGRAEAFASRSGLWYSMLDAIGMGAGFTLSLLLLSSIREILGAGTIFNMPLVGEDASTILVFALPPGAFASLGAIIALMNALEKKKGAAA
- a CDS encoding RnfABCDGE type electron transport complex subunit G encodes the protein MRPVIFLTLAALISAALLATVSDFTREPIAAAKAEMKRKAIEQIFPFEVENMKTVTKGKSVFYEVYDSENALRGIAVEADTDKGYGGTIEILLGVSPEHRVIDYKVLSHLETPGLGDKIDKPKFRKQFHEKILEGPIWKVHKDGGFVDELTAATISSRAITDAVQNGLEQINEHYSNTAEQ